The following coding sequences lie in one Hyphobacterium sp. CCMP332 genomic window:
- a CDS encoding class I SAM-dependent methyltransferase, translating into MTDAGFWNRTAEKYAASPIGDEAAYQAKLEKTQALLTPDSRVIEFGCGTGTTALYHAPFVKSILATDISEKMIEIAWSKAQSAGIENVTFEVAGLDAPELTDNSFDMVMMHSLLHLLREREPAIGRAYDLLKPGGYFVASTACLTGFMRLLKPALTVARWFGALPYVAFFNQRQLIADLRSTGFEIVEEWLPEGHKAVFTIARKPLG; encoded by the coding sequence ATGACGGATGCGGGATTCTGGAATCGCACGGCGGAAAAATACGCGGCCAGCCCGATTGGTGACGAGGCCGCCTATCAGGCCAAGTTGGAAAAGACCCAAGCGCTTTTGACGCCCGACAGCCGGGTCATCGAATTCGGGTGCGGTACCGGGACGACCGCGCTTTATCATGCGCCTTTCGTCAAAAGCATTCTGGCGACGGATATTTCGGAAAAGATGATCGAGATTGCCTGGTCGAAAGCACAGTCGGCGGGGATAGAGAATGTGACGTTCGAGGTGGCCGGACTGGACGCGCCCGAATTGACTGACAACAGCTTCGATATGGTCATGATGCACAGCCTGCTCCATCTCCTTAGGGAACGTGAGCCGGCGATTGGCCGCGCGTATGACTTGCTTAAGCCGGGCGGGTATTTTGTGGCCAGCACAGCGTGCCTTACCGGTTTCATGCGATTGCTGAAGCCCGCGCTTACGGTGGCGCGGTGGTTCGGAGCTTTGCCCTATGTCGCCTTCTTCAACCAGCGGCAATTGATCGCGGACCTGCGTTCAACCGGTTTCGAAATCGTTGAAGAATGGCTACCTGAGGGGCACAAGGCCGTTTTTACAATTGCAAGAAAACCCCTGGGCTGA
- a CDS encoding LysR family transcriptional regulator, with translation MNWQAVDFDWNQIRAFLATVEEGSFSAAARALGSTQPTLSRQITALESQLEITLFQRGRRGMVLTAAGAELMDHVRAMADAATRVSLVASGQSLAAKGLVTITATSFTATRFLPRIVQAVALEAPGIEIEISASNDVRDLNKREADIALRHARPEHPDLIARQVHEMPAFLYAHKAWLDHVGRPQKLEDLAGLSFIGFDRPDRVEAGLAERGLPIRRQDVHYRSDSGEVILELVRAGLGISVLPTLIAEDFDELEPVLPEAFSVTVPTWLVTHSELRTSSRVRIVFDLIAKAFAQTKTGGP, from the coding sequence ATGAACTGGCAGGCTGTAGACTTTGACTGGAATCAAATTCGGGCCTTTCTCGCGACCGTCGAGGAAGGCTCGTTCTCGGCTGCAGCACGGGCGCTGGGCTCAACGCAGCCCACTTTAAGCCGTCAGATCACGGCCCTTGAATCGCAGTTGGAAATTACCCTCTTTCAACGCGGACGGCGCGGCATGGTGCTGACCGCGGCAGGCGCCGAGCTCATGGATCATGTGCGCGCCATGGCGGATGCGGCAACGCGGGTCTCGCTGGTGGCCTCCGGACAATCGCTTGCCGCTAAGGGGCTGGTGACAATCACAGCGACCAGTTTCACCGCGACCCGTTTCCTGCCCCGTATAGTGCAAGCTGTCGCCCTTGAGGCTCCCGGAATCGAGATCGAGATCAGTGCATCAAATGATGTGCGCGATCTCAACAAGCGTGAAGCCGATATCGCGTTACGGCATGCGCGCCCCGAACACCCGGACCTGATAGCCAGGCAGGTGCATGAAATGCCCGCCTTTCTTTATGCCCACAAGGCATGGCTGGATCATGTCGGGCGTCCGCAAAAGCTTGAGGACCTGGCGGGGCTCAGCTTTATCGGATTTGACCGGCCCGACCGGGTGGAAGCCGGGCTGGCCGAGCGCGGCCTGCCGATCCGGCGTCAGGACGTGCATTACCGCAGCGATTCCGGTGAAGTCATTCTGGAACTTGTCCGTGCCGGTCTCGGTATCAGCGTTTTGCCGACATTGATTGCGGAAGACTTTGACGAGCTGGAGCCTGTCTTGCCGGAGGCGTTTTCAGTCACCGTTCCGACCTGGCTAGTGACGCATAGCGAATTGCGTACCAGCAGCCGTGTCCGGATCGTCTTTGACCTGATCGCAAAAGCCTTTGCCCAAACGAAAACGGGCGGCCCGTAG
- the rpsI gene encoding 30S ribosomal protein S9, which translates to MSDNARSLEDLKDALKESDAPVVANEKEALPEPKIDALGRAYATGKRKDAVARVWIKRGSGKIVVNGREQEVYFARPVLRMMLQQPFEVAERKNEFDVICTVKGGGLSGQAGAVRHGISKALNLFEPALRGPLKAAGFLTRDSRVVERKKYGRKKARRSFQFSKR; encoded by the coding sequence ATGTCTGACAATGCCCGTTCCCTGGAAGACCTCAAGGACGCTCTGAAAGAATCAGATGCGCCTGTCGTCGCGAATGAAAAAGAAGCCCTTCCCGAGCCGAAGATTGACGCTCTGGGTCGCGCCTATGCGACCGGCAAGCGCAAGGACGCGGTTGCCCGTGTCTGGATCAAGCGCGGTTCCGGAAAAATCGTCGTAAATGGCCGTGAGCAGGAAGTTTACTTCGCGCGTCCGGTTCTGCGGATGATGCTGCAACAGCCGTTTGAAGTTGCCGAGCGCAAAAATGAGTTCGACGTGATCTGCACCGTCAAGGGTGGTGGTCTGTCGGGTCAGGCTGGCGCGGTTCGTCACGGTATCTCGAAAGCCCTCAACCTGTTTGAGCCGGCGCTTCGCGGTCCGCTGAAAGCTGCAGGCTTCCTGACGCGTGACAGCCGCGTGGTTGAACGCAAGAAGTATGGCCGCAAGAAAGCGCGCCGGAGCTTCCAGTTCTCCAAGCGCTAA
- the rplM gene encoding 50S ribosomal protein L13 codes for MKTFTAKPAEVVNKWIVVDAQDAVVGRLAAFVATRLRGKHRPDFTPHVDTGDHVIVINADKVRFTGKKMGDKRYYRHTGHPGGIKETSPEKILGSKHPERVVELAVKRMLPKDSPLARGQFSKLRVYAGTEHPHEAQQPEVIDFKSMNTKNVRS; via the coding sequence ATGAAAACCTTTACCGCAAAGCCTGCGGAGGTGGTAAACAAGTGGATCGTCGTTGACGCTCAGGACGCCGTTGTTGGCCGCCTTGCTGCGTTCGTCGCCACCCGCCTGCGCGGCAAGCACCGCCCCGACTTCACGCCGCATGTTGATACGGGCGACCACGTGATTGTCATCAATGCCGACAAGGTCCGCTTCACCGGCAAGAAAATGGGTGACAAACGCTATTACCGCCACACCGGTCACCCGGGCGGTATCAAGGAAACGTCACCAGAGAAAATTCTGGGAAGCAAGCATCCGGAACGGGTCGTCGAGCTCGCCGTGAAGCGTATGCTGCCGAAAGACAGCCCACTGGCACGTGGTCAGTTCTCGAAGCTGCGCGTTTACGCCGGCACCGAGCATCCGCATGAGGCGCAACAGCCAGAAGTGATCGACTTCAAGTCGATGAACACCAAGAACGTCCGGAGCTAA
- a CDS encoding alkaline phosphatase PhoX → MFNRRQFLRNSAAATAAFTGLATLTGCTRGSSVTVDVAPINLVPDANGLLDLPPGFTYSVISTEGDEMDDGLFTPGDFDGMAAFETPDGLTLVRNHELHPFEFEKSPFGPDGERIRLIDQTRLYDRAEDLSGLPGGTTTLVLDPATYELKRHFLSLAGTHNNCAGGPTPWGSWLTCEETTDRRGEHLARDHGYVFEVPAASRELVAAVPLTEMGRFRHEAVAIDPGNGIAYLTEDAYDIACFYRFIPNVPGQLAEGGRLQALKIIGENGFDTRNWDRTSLRPGDSLPVEWIDVVDGHNPDEDLAERHVAMGAAHFTRGEGIWFGEDELYFTCTDGGAARTGQIFRYVPSSREGLSGESDQPARLELFIESPGEDVMGKCDNLTIAQWGDLIVAEDGGGEQYIRGVTPAGRIYTIARNAFSQNSRYSEFCGPCFSPDGSTLFINVQSSPSRTFAIRGPWRDLG, encoded by the coding sequence ATGTTCAATCGACGTCAATTTCTGCGCAACAGCGCCGCCGCAACGGCGGCATTTACAGGTCTCGCCACGCTGACGGGCTGCACAAGAGGTTCAAGCGTGACCGTCGACGTCGCACCAATCAACCTGGTGCCGGATGCCAATGGCCTGCTCGATCTACCGCCCGGATTTACGTATTCCGTCATTTCGACCGAGGGGGACGAGATGGATGACGGCCTGTTCACACCGGGTGATTTCGATGGCATGGCCGCTTTCGAAACGCCCGATGGTTTGACGCTGGTTCGCAATCACGAACTTCATCCATTCGAATTCGAAAAATCTCCTTTCGGCCCGGATGGAGAGCGAATTCGCCTGATCGATCAAACCCGCCTTTACGATCGTGCCGAGGACTTGTCTGGGCTTCCGGGAGGCACGACCACGCTTGTGCTGGACCCGGCCACATACGAGTTGAAGCGGCACTTTCTTTCACTTGCCGGCACACATAACAATTGTGCCGGCGGCCCGACGCCCTGGGGCAGCTGGTTGACCTGTGAAGAAACCACGGACCGTCGCGGCGAACACCTTGCCCGCGATCATGGCTATGTTTTCGAGGTGCCGGCCGCCTCGCGTGAACTGGTCGCGGCTGTGCCACTGACAGAAATGGGCCGCTTCCGTCACGAGGCCGTCGCCATCGATCCGGGCAATGGCATCGCCTATCTGACCGAAGATGCCTACGACATTGCCTGTTTCTATCGCTTCATACCCAACGTCCCCGGACAGCTGGCGGAAGGCGGGCGGTTGCAAGCCTTGAAGATTATTGGAGAAAACGGCTTCGACACCCGCAACTGGGACCGGACCTCCCTGCGCCCGGGCGACAGCTTGCCGGTGGAGTGGATCGATGTCGTCGACGGTCACAATCCGGATGAGGACCTGGCTGAGCGGCACGTAGCCATGGGCGCTGCCCATTTCACGCGCGGTGAAGGCATCTGGTTTGGCGAGGACGAGCTTTATTTCACCTGCACCGATGGTGGTGCCGCAAGGACCGGTCAGATTTTCCGCTATGTCCCCTCATCGCGCGAAGGTCTGTCAGGCGAAAGCGATCAACCGGCACGGCTGGAACTCTTTATCGAAAGTCCCGGCGAAGACGTCATGGGCAAATGTGATAATCTGACGATCGCGCAATGGGGGGATCTGATCGTCGCTGAAGATGGCGGCGGCGAGCAGTACATTCGCGGCGTGACGCCAGCTGGTCGTATCTATACCATCGCCCGGAACGCATTTAGCCAGAACAGCCGATACAGCGAGTTTTGTGGACCATGTTTTTCTCCGGACGGAAGCACTCTCTTCATCAACGTACAATCGAGCCCATCACGCACCTTCGCCATCCGCGGACCGTGGCGCGACTTGGGCTGA